The proteins below come from a single Cupriavidus sp. WKF15 genomic window:
- a CDS encoding helix-turn-helix domain-containing protein codes for MFETSIARTTALTAFDAVTSEAEDFGHIVSKSPKSKVQCSSCALRHICMASALDEKEVARLSGVVLNWRAVRQGQALYRTGDPFHSVYALRSGSFKTVLSHQSGREYVSGFFLPGETLGVDGIATEQHICDAVALEDSAVCVIPFHLLEALCREVKPLQLHVHKMLSAEIVRETGQRMLLGNLTAEQRVAAYLLDISARFERRGYSATDFTLRMTREEIGSYLGLTLETVSRTLSRFQQEGMIRVHGKQITLCDLEALDARWGQAKATVSARLACAQTHAATSTRFDWGTASNEAPC; via the coding sequence ATGTTCGAAACAAGCATTGCGAGGACGACAGCCCTGACGGCATTCGATGCCGTCACTTCGGAAGCCGAGGACTTTGGTCACATCGTGTCGAAGTCGCCAAAGTCAAAGGTTCAATGTTCCTCCTGTGCGCTGCGGCACATCTGCATGGCGTCCGCACTGGATGAGAAGGAGGTCGCTCGCCTGAGTGGCGTTGTCCTCAACTGGCGAGCGGTCAGGCAGGGACAGGCGCTGTACCGGACCGGCGATCCGTTCCACAGTGTGTACGCGTTGCGCTCAGGTTCGTTTAAGACCGTTCTCTCGCACCAGAGTGGCCGGGAATATGTATCCGGTTTCTTCCTGCCTGGCGAAACTCTCGGCGTAGACGGCATTGCGACTGAGCAGCACATTTGCGATGCCGTTGCCCTCGAGGACAGCGCCGTCTGTGTGATCCCGTTCCATCTCCTGGAAGCGCTGTGCCGCGAGGTCAAGCCATTGCAGCTACACGTTCATAAGATGTTGAGCGCGGAAATCGTACGCGAAACCGGTCAGAGGATGCTGCTCGGGAACCTCACCGCCGAGCAGCGCGTGGCCGCGTACCTGCTCGACATCTCGGCTCGGTTCGAGCGCCGGGGCTATTCGGCGACCGACTTCACGTTGCGCATGACACGGGAGGAGATTGGGAGTTACCTGGGCCTGACACTGGAAACTGTCAGCCGTACTTTGTCCCGCTTCCAGCAGGAAGGCATGATCCGGGTCCATGGCAAGCAAATCACGCTATGCGACCTTGAGGCGCTTGACGCGCGCTGGGGGCAGGCAAAGGCAACAGTGTCCGCACGCCTCGCCTGCGCCCAAACGCATGCGGCCACCAGCACTCGCTTCGACTGGGGTACAGCCTCGAATGAGGCCCCATGCTAA
- a CDS encoding response regulator transcription factor: MVRVMIADDHALVRDGLRQILERAGKFEVVAEAADGAQVLSLVRDCSPQVMLLDLSMPGRSGLELIRLLRDEQPALRILVLTMHAEAQYIVRAFQAGAAGYLTKESAANEVVAAISQVANGSTYVSPAIAGKLATSLRDQHGEAPHLHLSDRELEVYRRLVLGESLTAIAAALCVSAKTVSTYKMRLMEKMDMSSEAALVRYALHHHLFGEDEDF; encoded by the coding sequence GTGGTACGTGTCATGATTGCCGACGATCACGCATTGGTCCGCGACGGGCTCAGGCAGATCCTGGAGCGAGCCGGCAAGTTCGAGGTCGTCGCCGAAGCTGCGGACGGGGCGCAGGTCCTTTCTCTGGTGCGCGATTGCAGCCCGCAGGTGATGTTACTCGACCTCTCCATGCCGGGACGCAGCGGGTTGGAACTGATTCGTCTGTTGCGGGACGAGCAGCCGGCGTTGCGCATTCTCGTGCTTACCATGCATGCGGAGGCACAATACATTGTTCGCGCTTTCCAGGCGGGGGCTGCCGGCTACCTGACCAAGGAAAGCGCCGCAAATGAAGTGGTCGCCGCCATTAGTCAGGTAGCCAATGGCAGCACCTATGTCAGCCCGGCCATCGCAGGAAAACTCGCGACGAGTTTGCGGGATCAACATGGCGAGGCGCCTCACCTGCACTTGTCCGACCGCGAACTGGAGGTCTATCGCCGTCTGGTCCTGGGCGAGTCGCTGACGGCCATCGCGGCGGCGCTGTGTGTGAGCGCCAAGACCGTCAGTACCTACAAGATGCGCCTGATGGAGAAAATGGATATGTCGAGCGAAGCCGCGCTGGTACGGTATGCCCTGCACCATCATTTGTTTGGCGAGGACGAGGACTTCTAA
- a CDS encoding DNA-binding response regulator encodes MSDRTQQDCLTVYLLEHVIPIRRRQLRMLKTLAGIQVIGMGADAATELQMLIAVRPDIILIGLRTSQPGWLAQIQTVAKALPDSILIVLAESGASLLRKACLKAGGRYCFDRTLEINELRAALIEAIAVKNAKKP; translated from the coding sequence ATGAGTGATCGCACCCAACAAGATTGCCTCACCGTCTATCTGCTCGAACATGTCATCCCGATCCGGCGCAGACAGTTGCGAATGCTGAAGACGCTGGCTGGCATTCAGGTGATAGGAATGGGGGCAGACGCGGCGACCGAGCTGCAGATGCTGATCGCTGTAAGGCCGGACATCATTCTGATCGGACTGCGCACCTCGCAGCCGGGCTGGTTGGCGCAGATCCAGACAGTGGCGAAAGCACTCCCAGATAGCATCTTGATTGTGCTTGCCGAAAGCGGCGCTTCGTTGTTACGTAAGGCTTGCCTGAAGGCAGGCGGGCGCTATTGCTTTGACAGGACGCTCGAAATCAATGAACTGCGGGCGGCTCTGATAGAAGCAATTGCGGTAAAGAACGCCAAGAAGCCATAG